In Synechococcus sp. HK05, a genomic segment contains:
- the murD gene encoding UDP-N-acetylmuramoyl-L-alanine--D-glutamate ligase has protein sequence MTLQVVLGLGRSGVGAARLLHRRGASVLVLESGESPALQDRADALRREGIDVQLGVPLEPASFSALAVPPARVIVSPGIRWDHPTLEALRQRGIPTDGEITTAWEASTGVPWIGITGTNGKTTVTHLIAHLLDQAGLDAPMCGNVGFSAAELALARRDAQAPAWLVVELSSYQIESAPALAPRIGVWTTLTPDHLERHGTLDNYRAIKRSLLERSEVRVLNADDPDLRSRAASWDQARWVTAGNREQARSAGIEPHLWIEADQVCHPNGPLLAADALAMPGAHNRQNMLMAVAVGLEVGLSGAQMAAALRRFPGVPHRLELIREHNGVRWFNDSKATNYDAAEVALRALQGPLVVLAGGEAKQGEAAGWLAGLEREARAVVLFGAARHTFQQLLLASHYSGEVHQVDGLAEAVPLAQRLATEHNGRAVLLSPACASFDQYRDFEARGDHFRQLVQSL, from the coding sequence ATGACGCTGCAGGTGGTGCTGGGCCTTGGGCGTTCGGGCGTGGGCGCCGCCCGGTTGCTGCACCGGCGAGGAGCATCGGTGCTGGTGCTCGAGAGCGGCGAGAGCCCTGCCCTCCAGGACCGTGCCGACGCCTTACGCCGCGAAGGCATCGATGTTCAGCTGGGTGTGCCACTGGAGCCCGCCAGTTTCAGTGCGCTCGCGGTGCCGCCAGCGCGGGTGATCGTGAGCCCTGGCATCCGCTGGGATCACCCCACCCTCGAAGCCCTGCGCCAACGGGGCATCCCCACCGACGGTGAAATCACCACCGCCTGGGAAGCCAGCACCGGGGTCCCTTGGATCGGGATCACGGGCACCAACGGCAAAACCACCGTCACCCACCTGATCGCGCACCTGCTGGATCAGGCCGGTTTGGATGCGCCAATGTGCGGAAACGTGGGCTTCTCCGCCGCCGAGCTGGCCCTGGCCCGCCGCGACGCTCAAGCTCCCGCCTGGCTGGTGGTGGAACTGAGCAGCTACCAGATCGAATCGGCACCGGCCCTGGCCCCGCGCATCGGCGTGTGGACCACCCTCACCCCCGATCACCTGGAGCGCCACGGCACCCTCGACAACTACCGGGCGATCAAACGCAGCCTGCTGGAGCGCTCCGAGGTGCGCGTGCTCAACGCCGACGATCCCGACCTGCGCAGCCGTGCCGCCAGCTGGGATCAGGCCCGCTGGGTGACGGCTGGGAACCGGGAGCAGGCCCGCAGCGCCGGCATCGAGCCTCACCTCTGGATCGAAGCGGATCAGGTGTGCCACCCGAATGGGCCACTGCTGGCCGCCGATGCCCTGGCGATGCCCGGTGCTCACAACCGCCAGAACATGTTGATGGCGGTGGCGGTGGGCCTGGAGGTGGGCCTCAGTGGCGCGCAGATGGCTGCTGCTTTGCGCCGTTTTCCCGGCGTACCCCATCGGCTCGAGCTGATCCGCGAACACAACGGTGTGCGCTGGTTCAACGACAGCAAGGCCACCAACTACGACGCAGCCGAGGTGGCGCTGCGGGCCTTGCAGGGCCCCCTCGTCGTGCTGGCCGGAGGAGAAGCCAAGCAGGGTGAAGCGGCCGGATGGCTGGCGGGCTTGGAGCGCGAGGCGCGGGCCGTGGTGCTGTTCGGCGCCGCACGCCACACCTTTCAACAGCTGCTGCTGGCCAGCCACTACAGCGGTGAGGTGCATCAGGTCGACGGACTGGCCGAAGCGGTGCCCCTGGCCCAGCGGCTGGCCACGGAGCACAACGGCCGCGCGGTGCTGCTCTCACCAGCCTGCGCCAGCTTTGATCAATACCGGGATTTCGAAGCCCGCGGCGACCATTTCCGCCAACTGGTGCAGAGCCTCTGA
- a CDS encoding photosystem II S4 domain protein has protein sequence MLPRDTLLKGSRRPQDLAALIDLAEQALRTWEPCWSTFVDAELKEEAEARLGALSEVNLWADGGWPQAERCRLLLRRADQVDLADAAPPLAEVCGLVVSGNFLFDPAEPADVRQGLRQAGLLESDLGDVWMRGDRGAQALIRQEAAPLADQREAQVRSVPVQLQVVPLEQLQWPATRTPKQLSSVEASLRLDAVASAGLGLSRSRMADLIRQGAVRVNWQVTTSPSKELRCGDRVRLDGRGELEILEIQPTKRDRWRLVMQRR, from the coding sequence ATGTTGCCGCGCGACACCTTGCTCAAAGGGAGCCGCCGCCCGCAGGACCTGGCGGCCTTGATCGATCTGGCGGAGCAGGCGCTGCGCACCTGGGAGCCCTGCTGGAGCACCTTCGTGGATGCGGAGCTCAAGGAAGAAGCAGAGGCGCGTCTCGGCGCCTTGAGCGAGGTGAATCTGTGGGCCGATGGGGGCTGGCCCCAGGCGGAGCGTTGCCGGCTGCTGTTGCGGCGAGCGGATCAGGTGGATCTGGCGGATGCAGCGCCGCCCCTGGCCGAGGTCTGCGGGCTGGTGGTGAGCGGCAACTTTCTGTTTGACCCCGCCGAGCCGGCGGATGTCCGCCAGGGGCTTCGGCAAGCCGGGCTCCTGGAGAGCGACCTAGGGGATGTGTGGATGCGAGGCGATCGAGGCGCCCAGGCCCTGATCCGCCAGGAAGCGGCCCCCCTGGCCGACCAACGCGAAGCTCAGGTGCGCAGCGTGCCGGTACAGCTGCAGGTGGTGCCGCTCGAGCAGCTGCAATGGCCAGCCACCCGCACACCGAAGCAGCTGAGCAGCGTGGAAGCCTCCCTGCGGCTCGACGCCGTGGCCTCCGCCGGGCTTGGCCTCTCCCGCAGCCGCATGGCCGACCTGATCCGCCAGGGGGCGGTGCGGGTGAACTGGCAGGTGACCACGAGCCCCAGCAAGGAACTGCGCTGCGGTGATCGGGTGCGGCTCGATGGACGCGGCGAACTCGAAATCCTGGAGATTCAGCCCACCAAACGCGATCGCTGGCGCCTCGTGATGCAGCGGCGCTGA